One Panicum virgatum strain AP13 chromosome 3N, P.virgatum_v5, whole genome shotgun sequence DNA segment encodes these proteins:
- the LOC120667275 gene encoding E3 ubiquitin-protein ligase UPL6-like isoform X2, with amino-acid sequence MPMDVDVKNGLDVDLERQITTAIDSKLLQHLVNALFRVRLSTDHSDLSGPSDAEVDAVGSICAFLHVTFNTFPLERIMTVLAYRTEIVPALWNFIKRCHENRRWPYFSKFASSLPADAPGWLLPMSVFCPIYKHMLKIIDNGEFYEQEKPLSLKDLKSLVLILKQALWQLLWVIPSSSTLKVAPNPSGLKKLSVENVKTRARVGLSELLTQLQDWNSRLPFTSASDFYSQEATSENFVSQAILGNTRASEIIKLAPFLAPFTSRVKIFTSQLSSSRQSASHSALTRHRFKIRRNRLLEDAFDQLSLLSEEDLKGPIRVSFINEHGEEEAGIDGGGIFKDFMENITRAAFDVQYGLFKETADHLLYPNPASGLVHELHLQYFHFLGSLLGKAMYEGILVDLPFATFFLSKLKQKYNFLNDLPSLDPELYRHLLFLKHYNGDISELELYFVIVNNEYGEQCEEELLPGGRDMRVTNDNVITFIHLVANHRLNYQIRAQSTHFLRGFQQLIPKDWIDMFNEHEIQVLISGSLESLDIDDLRSNTNYSAGYHPDHEVIEMFWEVLKSFSSDNQKKFLKFVTGCSRGPLLGFQYLEPKFCIHRAGVPGMEEHADRLPTSATCMNLLKLPPYKTKEQLQTKLLYAINSEAGFDLS; translated from the exons atgCCTATGGATGTTGATGTTAAAAATGGTCTTGATGTTGATTTGGAAAGACAGATAACTACGGCAATTGATTCAAAGCTACTTCAACATTTG GTGAATGCACTCTTCAGAGTTAGATTAAGCACAGACCATTCTGATCTTTCTGGACcgtcagatgctgaagtggATGCTGTAGGGTCTATTTGTGCTTTTCTTCATGTCACATTCAACACATTCCCTCTAGAGCGGATTATGACTGTGCTGGCGTACCGGACTGAAATTGTTCCTGCACTATGGAATTTTATAAAACGATGCCATGAAAACCGAAGATGGCCATATTTTTCCAAGTTTGCATCTTCATTACCTGCAGATGCTCCTGGTTGGCTCCTGCCCATGTCTGTATTCTGTCCCATATACAA GCACATGTTGAAGATCATTGATAATGGGGAGTTCTATGAACAAGAGAAGCCTCTTTCACTTAAAGATTTGAAGTCCCTCGTTCTCATTTTAAAACAG GCATTATGGCAACTTCTGTGGgttattccttcctcttctaCTCTGAAAGTGGCACCCAACCCTTCAGGCCTCAAAAAATTGTCAGTGGAGAATGTCAAAACCAGAGCTAGGGTTGGGTTATCTGAACTACTCACACAG TTGCAAGACTGGAACAGCCGACTCCCATTCACTTCTGCAAGTGATTTCTATTCTCAAGAAGCAACAAGTGAAAATTTTGTGTCTCAG GCAATACTTGGCAATACTCGAGCATCAGAGATTATAAAGCTTGCTCCTTTCTTGGCGCCATTTACTAGTAGAGTCAAAATATTCACT TCCCAATTGTCAAGTTCTAGACAATCGGCATCACATTCTGCATTGACAAGACATCGGTTCAAAATAAGAAGAAATCGACTTCTGGAAGATGCTTTTGATCAGCTAAGTCTGCTTTCTGAAGAGGATCTCAAAGGACCG ATCCGAGTGTCATTTATTAATGAGCATGGTGAGGAAGAGGCTGGAATTGATGGTGGCGGAATTTTCAAAGATTTCATGGAAAATATCACTCGAGCTGCTTTTGATGTACAGTATGGTCTCTTCAAG GAGACAGCTGATCATCTTCTGTACCCAAACCCCGCATCAGGATTGGTTCATGAACTACACCTGCAATATTTCCATTTTCTTGGAAGTCTCCTTGGAAAG GCAATGTATGAGGGCATACTTGTGGACTTGCCATTTGCGACGTTCTTCTTGAGCAAGTTGAAACAAAA GTACAATTTTTTAAATGATCTTCCTTCATTGGATCCAGAATTATATCGACATCTTCTGTTCTTAAAG CATTACAACGGTGATATCTCAGAACTGGAACTGTATTTTGTCATTGTGAATAATGAATATGGTGAACAGTGTGAAGAAGAACTTCTCCCTGGTGGGAGAGACATGCGTGTTACTAATGATAATGTTATTACTTTTATCCATCTTGTtgccaatcatcggttaaactaCCAG ATTCGTGCACAAAGTACACACTTCTTGCGAGGTTTTCAACAGCTTATACCAAAAGACTGGATTGATATGTTCAATGAACATGAAATTCAG GTTCTCATATCTGGCTCTTTGGAAAGCTTGGATATTGATGACTTGCGGTCAAACACCAACTATTCTGCAGGATATCATCCA GACCATGAGGTCATTGAGATGTTTTGGGAGGTCCTGAAGAGCTTCAGTTCAGACAATCAGAAAAAATTTCTCAA GTTTGTGACCGGATGTTCTCGTGGCCCACTCCTTGGATTCCAGTACCTCGAACCAAAATTTTGCATTCATAG AGCTGGTGTTCCAGGCATGGAGGAGCATGCTGACCGCCTGCCTACATCGGCTACTTGCATGAACCTCCTGAAGCTTCCCCCCTATAAAAC CAAGGAGCAGTTGCAGACCAAGCTGCTGTACGCCATAAATTCAGAAGCTGGTTTTGATCTTAGTTGA
- the LOC120667281 gene encoding GDSL esterase/lipase At1g09390-like, with amino-acid sequence MASAMNGGGGGGALKRMGPLRVQYYIVMGAVAAAVVLATLRYMPGPAAAATSSVVRPGASSAAAAPGAEAEAEADEGVAAEREKRKNKGDGVVLFNFGDSNSDTGGVAAVMGIRIAPPEGRVYFHHPTGRLSDGRVILDFICESLGTHHLSPFMKPLDSNFTNGVNFAIAGSTAMPGVTTFSLDVQVDQFIFFKERCLDAIERGESAPVDEMGFQTALYTMDIGHNDINGVLHMPYDEMLANLPPVITEIKKAIERLHKNGARKFWIHGTGALGCMPQKLAMPRDDDSGLDEHGCIASINNVCKKFNSLLSEALDELRLTLKKSAIVFVDMFAIKYDLVANHKKYGIEKPLMTCCGHGGPPYNYDPKESCMTSDKHLCKLGEKFISWDGVHFTDAANGIVASKVLSGEYSIPRVKLASLVSTAKSDD; translated from the exons atggcgagcgcgatgaacggcggcggcggcggcggggcgctgaAGCGGATGGGCCCGCTGCGGGTGCAGTACTACATCGTGatgggcgcggtggcggcggccgtggtgctGGCCACGCTGCGCTACATgccgggccccgccgccgccgccaccagcagcGTGGTCCGGCCGGGcgcctcctccgcggcggcggcccccggcgccgaggcggaggcagaggcggatgagggggtggcggcggagagggagaagaggaagaataaGGGGGACGGGGTGGTGCTGTTCAACTTCGGCGACTCCAACAGCGAcacgggcggcgtggcggcggtgaTGGGGATCCGCATCGCGCCGCCGGAGGGCCGGGTCTACTTCCACCACCCCACGGGGAGGCTCTCCGACGGCCGCGTCATCCTCGACTTCATCT GCGAGAGCCTGGGCACGCACCATCTGAGCCCGTTCATGAAGCCGCTGGACTCCAACTTCACCAACGGCGTGAACTTCGCCATCGCAGGGTCCACGGCCATGCCAGGGGTCACCACATTCTCGCTGGACGTGCAGGTCGACCAGTTCATCTTCTTCAAGGAGAGATGCCTTGATGCCATCGAGAGAG GTGAGAGTGCCCCGGTTGATGAGATGGGGTTCCAAACTGCTTTATACACCATGGACATCGGGCACAATGATATCAATGGCGTTCTCCACATGCCCTATGATGAAATGCTTGCCAATCTTCCCCCTGTAATTACTGAAATCAAGAAAGCCATTGAG AGGTTGCATAAAAATGGGGCCAGGAAGTTCTGGATACACGGGACAGGTGCGCTTGGTTGCATGCCTCAGAAGCTTGCTATGCCGAGGGACGACGACAGTGGTCTCGATGAGCATGGATGCATCGCAAGCATAAACAATGTTTGCAAGAAGTTCAATTCTTTGCTGAGCGAAGCCTTGGATGAGCTGCGCTTGACCCTTAAAAAGTCGGCAATCGTCTTCGTTGATATGTTTGCTATCAAGTATGATCTTGTTGCCAACCACAAGAAATACG GGATTGAGAAGCCGTTGATGACATGTTGCGGCCATGGAGGCCCTCCTTACAACTACGACCCGAAGGAAAGCTGCATGACTTCGGATAAACACCTGTGCAAGCTTGGTGAAAAGTTCATAAGCTGGGATGGTGTTCACTTCACCGATGCTGCAAACGGCATTGTGGCTTCCAAGGTGCTCAGCGGCGAGTACTCCATTCCCAGGGTCAAGCTGGCCAGCCTCGTCAGCACTGCAAAATCTGATGATTAA
- the LOC120667276 gene encoding Golgi apparatus membrane protein-like protein ECHIDNA isoform X2: MDQRQVVSENYANPITCFFHVLFKAAALAFYILFSLFVKSFVIIFVITVLLAALDFWVVKNVSGRILVGLRWWNEIDDEGNSVWKFECLDGESLARMNKKDSWLFWWTLYLTAAAWIVLGIFSLIRLEADYLLVVGVCLSLSIANIVGFTKCNKDAKKNIQAFAQNALASRVTSSLQSAFGVI, encoded by the exons ATGGATCAGCGCCAG GTGGTCAGCGAGAATTATGCCAATCCCATTACATGCTTCTTCCATGTGCTTTTCAAG gcggcggcgctagcctTCTACATCCTGTTCTCGCTCTTTGTGAAGAGCTTCGTCATCATCTTTGTGATCACCGTGCTCCTTGCGGCGCTTGACTTCTGGGTGGTGAAGAACGTGAGCGGCAGGATTTTGGTCGGGCTGCGGTGGTGGAATGAGATTGACGATGAGGGAAACAGCGTGTGGAAGTTTGAGTGCCTTGATGGGGAG TCTCTTGCTCGGATGAACAAGAAGGATTCGTGGCTATTCTGGTGGACTCTTTACTTGACT GCTGCTGCATGGATTGTTCTCGGTATATTTTCGCTCATAAGACTTGAGGCTGATTACCTTCTCGTCGTCGGAGTTTGCTTGAGTCTAAGCATTGCAAACATTGTTGGCTTCACCAAGTGTAACAAAG ACGCCAAGAAGAACATCCAGGCTTTTGCTCAAAATGCTCTTGCTTCCCGCGTCACATCATCGCTGCAATCAGCATTCGGTGTCATCTGA
- the LOC120667276 gene encoding Golgi apparatus membrane protein-like protein ECHIDNA isoform X1, translated as MDQRQVVVSENYANPITCFFHVLFKAAALAFYILFSLFVKSFVIIFVITVLLAALDFWVVKNVSGRILVGLRWWNEIDDEGNSVWKFECLDGESLARMNKKDSWLFWWTLYLTAAAWIVLGIFSLIRLEADYLLVVGVCLSLSIANIVGFTKCNKDAKKNIQAFAQNALASRVTSSLQSAFGVI; from the exons ATGGATCAGCGCCAGGTG GTGGTCAGCGAGAATTATGCCAATCCCATTACATGCTTCTTCCATGTGCTTTTCAAG gcggcggcgctagcctTCTACATCCTGTTCTCGCTCTTTGTGAAGAGCTTCGTCATCATCTTTGTGATCACCGTGCTCCTTGCGGCGCTTGACTTCTGGGTGGTGAAGAACGTGAGCGGCAGGATTTTGGTCGGGCTGCGGTGGTGGAATGAGATTGACGATGAGGGAAACAGCGTGTGGAAGTTTGAGTGCCTTGATGGGGAG TCTCTTGCTCGGATGAACAAGAAGGATTCGTGGCTATTCTGGTGGACTCTTTACTTGACT GCTGCTGCATGGATTGTTCTCGGTATATTTTCGCTCATAAGACTTGAGGCTGATTACCTTCTCGTCGTCGGAGTTTGCTTGAGTCTAAGCATTGCAAACATTGTTGGCTTCACCAAGTGTAACAAAG ACGCCAAGAAGAACATCCAGGCTTTTGCTCAAAATGCTCTTGCTTCCCGCGTCACATCATCGCTGCAATCAGCATTCGGTGTCATCTGA
- the LOC120667280 gene encoding GDSL esterase/lipase At1g09390-like yields MAGATNGGGNGANGGGKVISLPLQYFCVLAAVVVAVMVLSLAFMSPAAMVAVRQNLGSVAAASAGSSSNSSGAGAGGAPPVARKEKEQAPQRPPVVLFNFGDSNSDTGGVAAAGGIRIMPPEGRTYFRRPTGRLSDGRVIIDFFCESLGTHELNPFLKGIGSDYSNGVNFAMAGSTASHGVSTYSLNVQIDQFVYFRHRSLEMFERGLKGPVSKEGFENAVYMMDIGHNDMVGVAHTPSDKWDKKITDVIGEVRKAISILYDNGARKFWIHGTGALGCLPALVVQEEKGEHDAHGCLVSVNRAAKAYNKKLSHLCDDMRFHLKDATIVYTDMFAIKYDFVANHTKYGIEWPFMVCCGNGGPPYNFKPGKPGCGDLCPPEAKVVSWDGVHFTDFGSGLAAKLAMSGEYSKPRVKLASLIHGGSKKASDS; encoded by the exons ATGGCAGGCGCCACCAACGGCGGAGGCAACGGCGCGAACGGCGGCGGGAAGGTGATCAGCCTGCCGCTGCAGTACTTCTGCGTGCTGGCGGCGGTTGTGGTGGCCGTGATGGTGCTGTCGCTGGCCTTCAtgtcgccggcggccatggtggctgTCCGCCAGAACCTCGgctccgtggccgccgcctccgccggcagcagcagcaacagcagcggcGCCGGAGCGGGAGGAGCACCGCCGGTGGCCCGGAAGGAGAAGGAGCAGGCGCCGCAGCGGCCGCCGGTGGTGCTGTTCAACTTCGGCGACTCGAACTCGGacaccggcggcgtggcggcggccggaggcatCCGGATCATGCCGCCGGAGGGCCGCACCTACTTCCGGCGCCCCACCGGGCGGCTCTCCGACGGCCGCGTCATCATTGACTTCTTCT GTGAGAGCCTGGGCACACATGAGCTGAATCCATTCCTCAAGGGAATTGGTTCAGACTACAGCAACGGCGTCAACTTCGCCATGGCCGGCTCGACAGCGAGTCACGGTGTCTCTACCTACTCCTTGAACGTCCAGATCGACCAGTTCGTGTACTTCAGGCACAGATCCCTCGAGATGTTCGAACGAG GACTGAAAGGCCCGGTGAGCAAGGAAGGGTTTGAGAACGCTGTGTACATGATGGACATTGGTCACAATGACATGGTTGGTGTGGCGCACACACCATCCGATAAGTGGGACAAGAAGATCACCGATGTCATCGGCGAGGTCAGAAAGGCGATTTCG ATTCTGTACGACAACGGCGCGAGGAAGTTCTGGATCCACGGCACCGGCGCCCTGGGGTGCCTGCCGGCATTGGTGGTGCAGGAGGAGAAGGGCGAGCACGACGCGCACGGCTGCCTCGTCAGCGTCAACCGGGCCGCCAAGGCGTACAACAAGAAGCTGAGCCATCTCTGCGACGACATGCGGTTCCACCTCAAGGACGCCACCATCGTGTACACCGACATGTTCGCCATCAAGTACGACTTCGTCGCCAACCACACCAAATATG GGATTGAGTGGCCGTTCATGGTCTGCTGCGGCAACGGCGGGCCTCCGTACAACTTCAAGCCGGGGAAGCCCGGCTGCGGCGACCTATGTCCGCCGGAGGCGAAGGTGGTCAGCTGGGATGGCGTGCACTTCACAGATTTCGGCAGCGGGCTTGCGGCCAAGCTCGCGATGAGTGGCGAGTACTCCAAGCCCAGAGTGAAGCTGGCAAGCTTGATCCATGGCGGTTCCAAGAAAGCGTCAGATTCTTGA
- the LOC120667278 gene encoding uncharacterized protein LOC120667278 yields the protein MGSVTAAVHWWEESQMRVLVLGSLLVQFLLLIFSFVRRMAIPRWIRFIMWLAYLASDAVAIYALATLFNRHKNQDPGGSRMLEVVWAPVLLIHLGGHDGITAYNIEDNELWSRHLLTAVSQVTVAIYVFCKSWRGGDKRLLQAAILLFVPGVLKCFDKPWALKSASINSLVSTSAAERTPKQGQMDPLGEYVKHAKAFVSREQREGEGRMQQQATRASVQEGDHSPSQAKQTEGDMDPLEEYVMKGARAPVEDGDHRKSQQGAHHQYLPRRPKSNEK from the exons ATGGGTAGTGTCACGGCTGCCGTGCACTGGTGGGAGGAGTCGCAGATGCGTGTGCTCGTCCTCGGCAGCCTGCTCGTCCAATTCCTTCTCTTAATCTTCTCCTTTGTGCGTAGGATGGCCATTCCTAGGTGGATCAGATTCATCATGTGGCTGGCATACCTCGCCAGCGATGCCGTGGCGATATACGCCCTCGCCACGCTCTTCAACCGCCACAAGAATCAAGATCCTGGAGGAAGCAGGATGTTGGAGGTGGTCTGGGCGCCCGTCCTCCTGATACACCTAGGCGGACATGACGGCATCACCGCCTACAACATCGAAGACAACGAGCTGTGGAGCCGGCACCTGCTCACTGCGGTGTCTCAGGTCACGGTGGCCATCTACGTGTTCTGCAAATCATGGCGAGGCGGCGACAAGAGGCTGTTGCAGGCAGCAATCTTGTTGTTCGTCCCTGGGGTTCTGAAATGCTTCGACAAGCCATGGGCACTCAAGAGTGCGAGCATTAATAGCCTCGTCAGcacatctgctgctgagaggaCACCAAAACAAGGCCAGATGGATCCGCTCGGGGAGTACGTGAAACACGCAAAGGCTTTTGTCAGCAGAGAACAAAGGGAGGGTGAAGGTCGGATGCAGCAACAAGCAACAAGGGCTTCTGTTCAGGAAGGCGATCATTCTCCATCACAAG CAAAGCAAACTGAAGGTGACATGGATCCGCTCGAGGAGTACGTGATGAAAGGAGCAAGGGCTCCTGTGGAGGACGGTGATCATAGAAAATCCCAACAAGGCGCACACCACCAATACCTTCCAAGACGGCCAAAATCTAATGAAAAGTGA
- the LOC120667277 gene encoding uncharacterized protein LOC120667277: MLPIIPVPGDEPTIAGLFHSGQRPDMVTQYSLVGYFARNREHSWMMRTVSLFGCKDFLDQRWWMRSCFSSRRITKLVLQYLKDGWKEKIQDAASYRRFNDNRGHWALEGNQDLVSSIKGPFDESVLIWHIATDFCFFLSPFSDHRCSFAKIPSISSNSKSKGDTPPAEEARSKCGELTACKAVLCRQISNYMMYLLFVNPEMLLPGTRRNLFTIAYKELKDILDDDKPSLLATAYKELKDILKDNNRNMYRRVTAAIKELNDILRDSKRNPLSWSQWKPAPAIQEELMQRVINTMLDNSVKASEEESKRSSEEKPDGSSKGSFIDDAWALAQGLLALGDDKMWEVIQGVWVEMLCFSASRCRGYLHAKALGSGGEFLTYVWLLMSCMGMETFTERLQREELPPASDARNGTASSTSEIHTRARAAPSTSQVHHTSASPSTDEICIDMS, from the coding sequence ATGCTTCCAATTATACCGGTGCCTGGAGACGAACCAACCATCGCCGGCCTCTTCCACAGTGGCCAGCGGCCAGATATGGTCACTCAATATAGCCTCGTAGGATACTTTGCCCGCAACAGAGAGCATAGCTGGATGATGCGGACTGTAAGTTTGTTTGGATGCAAGGATTTCCTCGACCAGCGCTGGTGGATGAGGTCCTGCTTCTCATCCAGGAGAATTACAAAGTTGGTTCTTCAATATCTGAAAGATGGATGGAAGGAAAAAATACAAGATGCTGCCAGCTATCGCAGGTTTAATGACAACAGGGGCCACTGGGCGCTTGAGGGCAATCAAGACTTGGTCTCCAGCATAAAGGGACCATTCGATGAGAGTGTCCTCATCTGGCACATCGCCACAgatttctgcttcttcttgagCCCGTTTTCAGATCATAGATGTTCCTTTGCTAAGATCCCGTCAATATCATCGAACTCAAAGTCGAAAGGGGATACCCCTCCAGCTGAGGAGGCTAGGTCTAAATGTGGAGAATTGACCGCCTGCAAAGCCGTCCTATGCAGACAGATATCCAACTACATGATGTACCTACTGTTTGTTAATCCTGAGATGCTATTGCCTGGCACTAGGCGGAATCTCTTCACAATTGCCTACAAGGAGCTCAAGGATATCCTCGACGACGACAAGCCAAGTCTGTTGGCAACTGCCTATAAAGAGCTCAAGGATATCCTCAAGGACAACAACCGGAATATGTACAGAAGAGTCACAGCCGCCATTAAAGAGCTCAATGATATACTCAGGGACAGCAAGCGGAATCCACTAAGCTGGAGTCAGTGGAAGCCTGCACCAGCGATACAGGAAGAGCTTATGCAGAGAGTAATCAATACCATGCTGGACAATTCAGTGAAAGCTTCTGAAGAGGAGTCAAAAAGAAGTTCTGAAGAAAAACCAGATGGAAGTTCTAAAGGAAGTTTCATCGACGACGCCTGGGCTCTTGCCCAAGGGTTATTGGCCTTAGGTGACGACAAGATGTGGGAAGTGATCCAGGGCGTCTGGGTGGAGATGCTCTGCTTCTCCGCCAGCAGATGCAGAGGCTACCTGCACGCCAAGGCTTTGGGCTCCGGCGGGGAGTTCCTCACCTATGTCTGGCTCCTAATGTCATGCATGGGGATGGAGACCTTCACGGAGAGGCTGCAGAGGGAGGAGCTTCCACCGGCTTCTGACGCCCGCAATGGCACGGCTTCATCCACTTCCGAGATCCACACTCGTGCTCGTGCGGCTCCATCAACTTCCCAGGTCCATCACACCAGCGCGTCTCCATCCACGGATGAGATTTGCATCGATATGTCTTAG